The Drosophila sulfurigaster albostrigata strain 15112-1811.04 chromosome 3, ASM2355843v2, whole genome shotgun sequence genomic sequence taaataagtacaaTAATTTTCACTAATCGTTTGTTGAACCTCTTTTTCATTGCAGTCGTTTTTTGGACGCACTTACAACAATATTGCGGCAATTGCCGGTTGCAAGCACAACGGCGACTGCGTGATCAACAAAAAGAATCGCACGGCGTGCAAAGCCTGCCGACTGCGCAAGTGTCTCCTGGTGGGCATGTCCAAGAGCGGATCGCGCTATGGCCGACGCTCCAACTGGTTCAAGATCCACTGTCTGCTGCAGGAGCAGCAAGGTGGCTCAGCGAGCGcgggcaatggcaacggcagcgtTGGGAATGCGAATCTGGATCAATTGGCGCGACTGCAGCAGGCGAGCAATCAGGCGCGTCAAACGTATCAGGACAAAACGAATCCCTGCATCAAATCGGCCACAGCAGCGACGCCGCCCAGCAGCATGACGCTGCAATCGGCGGCGTCAgcggcaactgcagctgccTCAGCCGGTGCCTCGTCGCCCAGTCTGCCTGGCTTTCTGCAGGCAGCGAAATATCTGaatgagcaacagcagcaacagcagcagcaacgtcagcTGAAGCTCGAGTCCCGCCTCAGCAATACGCCCAGCGATTCGGGCGCCTCCTCGGCCGGCGATCCCACGGATGATGGCACCAGTGTGTTGAGTGCTACGACGAGCAGCATACGCAAAGCGCTGCGACCAAGCAGCTCCACGTATGCGGGCAGCTCCGAGGCTGATTTGatggagcaacagcagcggcgacACAAAGAGCTGCTCGACATCTTTCGCAGTCACTCGGAGCCGTTGTACAGCTCGTTTACGCCATTCACATTGCCACCCTCGCTGGTGGGCAGCAACATGCCACCGTTGCCCATCTTCAAGGAACAATTCAAATCGGATCTGTTGTTTCCCTTCCCCGCCGCAAGTCCAgccgaggaggaggagcaaccCATTGATTTATCGCTGCGATCGCGCTCGGATGTCGTTAGTCCGGTGGCCAATAGTTCCAATAGTAGTCCGCTCAGCGAGTCAGCCAACCTGCCATCCGTTTCGTCCTCCTCCACGACAACATTTGTGCGCAAGTCGACGCCGCTTGATCTGACGCTAGTGCGTTCCCAAACGCTGACAGGATGAGGATCATAGCTAGCTAGCCTGGAATTCATTAGAGTGCCATGggtcacacactcacacacacacacacacatagttgGGGTCGTTTGTAGCACAGTCACTCTGTAATCGCCTCCGTACTAccgtaaaaaatatatttgatattggTGCCAGTGAAAGTATgtacaaataatttgtttttagctCAATTCAAACGCATTGAAACACACTTCAAATCAAgcataattaatgcaataatTGTGTTTAGCCAAATTTTCTATTGACTGTCATTTGCATTGTGTTTTTgattattacatatttgtattttacttaatttatttaagccCGTATTTATAGCACTTAATTTAATTCGTCATCTTAGTAGTATGTGTTGTTTTCGCCAATTGAactttctgtttgttttttacttttaaataatttattcagTAGACACTTAAGCTATGAAAACACAATTGTAAGCGACAGCAAAGAAATgatacaaataaaagaaaacaaaactcaaatcGCAATTCAAAAAccgattttttcttttttgtttttcattccTAGACATGATTGAGTTGCGAtgatttgttattaaaaaattcataCTTTGTACTATGAAAGTCAGCGCACAGCAAAATGAATTGACACATGAGTGGACTTTACATGACCATTTACAGCAAATTGTTCAATATATTTGCGATTCAACTGTCACATGCTCTGGGCTTACACGATCAAAGGCTCCTTGAAAGACGACCAAAGGCAAGAGCGCTTACGTAAGCTGCGTTGACGCATTTCCAAATGTCAGCTATCAGTTTATTgactatatataaatgtaattatgaCAATGCTCGACAGATGACAACTGATTCCGACATCAGCGAAGGTACAAAACAAATGACTTAAGCAACGAACTGATGGGTAAAACAACAAACGAGCATAGCAAAGAAAACTCGACTGaaagaaattttattaatctAGCCAGTAAACTGACActaattaactttaaatattattagtaataaatttacaaGCCAATCCAATCAGCAAATCAAAGGCAATGAACTTAAAAACCTATACACCAATAGGAAAGAGTAATCAAAGGTAAACTGTAAcgatttaattatattttattacacttataaaacaatttaaacaaaaataatgtagATTCCttttaaatagtataaaaCTAATCTCTTAACTCTAGagtgttattttttattatgtctGCAACcttaaattgcaaacaatCCAACCCCAACATCTTTTTTGACTTTTATGCGCGCAAAACAaatgacttaggcaacgaactgaAAGTGAAATTAGCCAAACCAATGAATGCTTAAAGTGAGTTTTATAAGTAGATGTACATAACTCCCATTGGTTTAGCATCAAGTGACAAGAcaactatacatatatatgtatatattggttgtgtgtgtatgtgtacgAACACGCCCCCAGAGAGTAGCGACAAAGTGAGATGCCAAAAGCCAAACATAATCCACGACACTCGCACAATTAGCAGCCAGCcaaacagaagcagcaacagccacagcaacagcaactgcaacaatcttttaaacaaacaaataaataaataaatacaaacaagaCTGTGTGttgtctgtctatctctcAGACAGGCAACGAGCGTCTGGCAAATGcctttaaaatgcatttatgcaCCAAAGCGAACCGAATGTGATCAGGCCAACAAGTGTGTATGCGAGTGAGTGTTCCTCAGTGTGTggatgtgagtgtgtgagtgttgtgtgtgtagatTGCTTGTTGGAGATATTTTTGCAATGATTTTATTGATGTCGCTGATTGTGATCAACCACAAAGCGAGAGCAGAGCATGCGAATAATGCAATTGTTTAGTGTACACGATAAGTAACAACTAGAATCGCTTcgtatttaatacaaataccctgtaaaattaTGGAAGAAATTTAGTGCGATAATAACACAGTGCTACAACTTCTGcttgtaaaatattaatgatgaaaatcaatttgaattatatcTTATATTATTGAGCACTCAACTTGtacatatttgcaaaattcgaaacattataaaaatttcaattaaaagttcCCGTTCATTTagacaaaaatattattgcttAATGtacataaagaaaaaaacactaaaaaatatagtattaagaGATAAAAGTATAACTAAAgatgtattgttatttttcgaTCTTCTTGCTCAAGTGTAAATTTCACAGAACTTCAGTTTAGTTAGATGTTTTGTATTCAGAATTAAAACAAAGATTACTTAATTTATAAACGTCAAATAGGtcacatttttcaaaatttgtgaaaaaaaatttgcgaGTTTTCGTGGAATCTTGTGGTATTTGTCTATATATGGTATTTGCCTCGTCGAGCAGTCCAGTTTTATAGCCAATAAACAGTGCTCTTCATCGCCGCCCATAAGCCACCCCACATTTCTTTCGGTTTGCCCGTCATCTTTTTGAGGCCAATTCCCGCTTAAACATTCGTCTGAATCTGAGCTGGAGTCTGAGTCCGAGTCTGAGTCAGCTACGCCTTAGTCAAGTCAGTGCGCGTGCGCCGCAGACAAGCCAAGATGGATTGCCGTCACTGAGTCTTGACTGACTGACCGTCAGACGCTGCCAGATGCCAGATGCCAGTTCCCAGTTGCCCGTTTCTAGTTTCAGAGCTGCAAGAAGCCAAAGTTAGGTCGTCAGCTTCAACTTGGGGGCTCAAACTTGGAGTCGGGCGTgcttaaaattcaattgaatattgaattattgCATTGAATTTCATTGTTTGTAAATGCTCGCCAGCTTTTATTGTAAACTGATTTCTTTTTCAACCagcgatttatttatttatttcggtTTTATTGTAAGCCCAAACTTCAGTTCAGTCGTAAATCGTCACAAAAtctattttgtattgtatttcatAAGTAGATCCCAATATTTGGGTGGTCTACATAAAGAAATACTATAACAAAAGTATGTAGTACACATTTTAGTCCAATTTGATCAACAAAGGCATTTATTTCGAGATACTAAAAACGAACTTGGACTCAATCTTAAGCAGCagctttatatacatataatattggCGCTTGCTCGCAAACTGAACTCTGAATCGCGACAGTGAAATCACAAAAAGATCGCCAACAAATCGCTTGTTGTAACAAGAGTTCAGAgttgtcaataaaaattaattgcaattttattgccaaCGAACACAGCTCCTGCATACAAAGTAGCATACTCAGTCCATTAGGGTATTAACACTGTTCAATGCGATTGGTGACACAGCTGAAAAGccttcaaaaatatttggctTTGTCAGGCCAAACATGTTTTGTGTCTGTAAGAGTCTCCAAAATTCAGtgtaaactttaaaatctGTACCTGCTTACACTTAAGAGAGAACAAACAATCAAAATGACCCAATTTCATGCCGAATCAacatcaaaacaaaagcaacaactaaaattaattcaatttcgatGACTGGACCTGACTTCTCCCTCATCTCCTTCACCATGCTTTCTTTTGTTCCTGTTGCTGCGTACGTTCAAAATGCACAACACATGCGTGTTATCCAAACAGCTGGACAAATGAAACTATcgaatttattacatttaaaacagGCGCCTAAGAGTATGCAGGATAACGAAAACGATAATATTGAAGGCGAGTTTGTCCACTGAGAATGGCAAAccattttgcttaaatatcGATACTGAGAAAGtggcatattttaaagttcaagTTACGGTCACACTGTCGGCGACAGCACAGTTTACAAATTGTGGACAAAGCCGtctagttttgttttgattgtttgttgttaaaaatttacaaactATGCCATAATGTATCCACTTAGTTCACAAAGACGTTCCTGGACATTTGCCAATGAAGAACAGCTGCGCGTATTTCGCGTCGAACAAAACACCAAGTACATAGAGGAGCACGAAGCTGAGGCTCCATCAACTGGCAATCTAAACGATTTCTTTCTGACGCCGGAAGAAGAACGCCTGTTGCTGAAGCAATATGAAATTTACTTGGTGGACTTTTGTCGACGTTTCGAGCCCCCAATGCCAAAATGTGTGATTGGCACAGCGTTCCATTATTTCAAACGCTTCTACCTCAATAATACACCAATGGACTATCATCCCAAGGAGATATTGTAAGCACGTATATGGATTATGTTATGGAATTCATttaagcattttatattttagagccacatgtgtttttgttgcctgcaAAGTGGAGGAATTCAATGTGTCCATCAATCAGTTTGTTAACAACATTAAAGGCGATCGCAACAAGGCCACAGACATTGTGCTCTCCAATGAATTACTCTTAATTGGCCAATTAAACTATTATCTCACTGTGCACAATCCATTTCGACCTATCGAAGGCTTTCTTATTGATATAAAGGTGTGTAGATACAAATGATATAACTTAATTAATAGGCAAATTAACTATCATTGATTGTATTTCAGACACGTAGCAAAATGATAAATCCAGATCGCTTGCGTCCACATATTGATAGCTTCATTGACTCCATATTCTTTACAGACGCGTGCATGCTGCACACTCCTTCGCAGATTGCTCTTGCTTCCATTCTGCATGCTGCTAGCAAGGAGCAGGAAAATCTGGACAGTTATGTGACCGATTTACTCTTTGTCTCTGCGCCAGAGAGGCTCCGCGGTCTCATTGAAGCTGTCCGCAGTAAGAAACTGATTgcttaatcaatttttaaagtaCATTATCACATAttgattgttttattaaaCTAGAAATTCGTATGCTGGTCAAGAATTATGAGCCACCGGATCGGGAGGCAGTCAAAGCAATTGAAAAGAAGTTGGACAAGTGCCGCAATCAAAACAATAATCCCGATAGTGAATTGTTAGTCGTATCAACTCTGCATATGTCAACCGGTTGTTTAATGCTGTTTCATGTTATTTAGGTACAAGGAACGATTGCGTCGCTTATACACCGATGAGGATGACATGCCGGCTGAAGATGCTTCATTTCACATTGCCGATGTCAGCTCAGATACTTCAGCTATGAATATAAGTCAGTGAAATGCcgattgataaaaaaaaataaagaaatatatgaatttaaatgaatacaaaatttcCTGGTTTAAAAAACTTCAATGAGATTTTGACATATTGTAGATGAGTCCGTGATTGTGATTGAGTCCGATTAAATTAACGTCTCAAAATCgatccatatatatatatatatatttatcgatatgttCATAGATATCAATGAAATACAtcattattttggtatatttgttgcATTGCAATATTGCatctttttgaaaatttaagcTCTGGTCACACTAAGTCCAATGTTGGCGTCTATTTGGTTTCAAACTGAAAACTAAAAGATTACAACTTAATTTGAGCAGACAAACATGAATAGAAAACCCCGCAGTTCGGTGagtgcataattaaaaaaaattgcgatagaaatttaataaatgtatttgtttataGCTGAAAAAAGTCTTGGACGAAAATGATCCTACCATAAAAGCAGTGAATCGTCGCATCAGTTTCAGTGGCAAAAAGTTTATACGGTAAGTAAGCCtataagaatattattatttaagtaaaGGGAGCAGTAAGGCCATGTCCCCAAACACAGCATTTTAGCATTCCCTtcttttacaaattaataataagtgtaccattttttttttttttttagcgaaTTCGATACCACAGAGAAGCCCCGAGACTATGACAACTCATATGAAATCTCGGATCATACGAATGGCGACGACAGCCATGGcactggagcagcagcaacctcaACTCTGCTGCAGCTCACAGCGCGGCAAGGAGACAAGGAGAACGAGAAGATGACGAGCATAAGAGAATCGATATCAACACAATACgatcagcaacaacacaacgaTTTCACGCTACAACTGCAGACGAGCGTCAATCTGACGCTAATGCCGCACGAATTGGCCAAATATCAACGTCTAACCACTACGATGCCTATGGAGTTCGATAGCTTGTCGCTGTCGGATGTGGAACGCGAGAAGTTGCGTGAAAATAGCATGTATAAAGTGCCGTTAAGTGAGAAAACTATGGATTTAATGCCACAGAAAATGTTCATTGATGAGGTAAATTGAGATTATATGGTCGAAGATTTATTAGTCATTTACTAATTATTTGTATGACAGCTGGACTGCAAGCAATCGGCCAAGGGAGACAGGATTTTAAATACCATCGATATGAGTTGTGTGGCCGACAAGGAAAATATTGTGCAACAAAAGACCGTGCTCTTTGAGGACAATAATATAACGTGTGATTTCAGTGATATTGGtaagcaaatttaatgaataagcAACTGCAGCTACATTTCTTACTTTTGCAGATCCCCAGCAAAGTGTAGCagctgctgcggttgctgttaATGTTGCTGCAACCCCAAAGCATGAATCGTTTGCTATGGAAGATCGAGATTGTATCAACTATTTGGCTGACGAATCCACATCGTCACCATTGATACCATTGGATGTGATTAACGAAAACAACATTAGTAGAAAACTCAACTTTCGGCAGCTTAATGATGCCTTAAACGCTGGTCGTATACAACTATTTCCCCATGGACCgagaacaccaacaacagaTAAGATTGTGAAGCCACCACGCTTTTGGCATGGActggaacagcagcaggatCAACAGGAATTGCCACTAAGAGATGCCATCAAACCGCGTGGCACGCTCAACTTTAGTGAAAGCATGATGGTGTCGCCAGTATCGCAACAACCAAATAAACCTATGAAAAATCCTATAGATTATCCAGTTAGCGGCAAAAAGAAGGAAGATCAGTTTAAGCGCAACAATCGCTTTTCCCAGGCTGATGAATTTATGCTGGATAATACAAACTTTTTGGTCCACGCCAAAATGGGCGATGAAACACAGTCAAGAAATAGCTCCAAGAGTGCCTCGCGGCGAGAGACCACCTACGATAATACTGCCATGGAACTAGATGATCTTGAGAAACAAGAAGCAGCCGTTGTAGCTGCTCTCGAGAAAGTCACACGCCAACAAAAGTTGCAGCGTTGTGTCGCAATAGATGAGAGTGATATTCAAACGAAACAAAGACTCAGTCGCACTATGCAGATGAATGAATCAATTGAAGTAGACCAAAATCAATCACAATTGGCGAAAGCCATAGACAAGGATACGTCTATTCAAGAGCCTGCAATACCAGTTGCGGAAAAGGAGTATGTAATACGCAGACAAACAATGCGCTTTGCAGAAGCAATCGACGAAGATCAGCAGAGTCCTCCAAGGGATTCGCGTACAGCTGCGCGAAGACAAACAATGCACTTCGCTGAGGACATGGATGAAGAAATGCAAAGTGcgaagaaggaaaaaaaattgcCAGTCAACAGACAAACATTGTTGATGGCCGAATCTATTTACGTGGATGCACAAAAACCACATAACGAAGCAAAGCCGCAGGCACCATTCAAAGTCCAATCGAATCGTCGCAGACAAACTGTACACTTGGCAGAAGACATGGATGAAGACGTCATTGAAGAGGACCAGGTGAAACCGCCACAAAAAGATCCATTAATGGAACCTGCCACAAAGCAACGCAAGCAATCTTTATGCTTTACGGAAGCTATTGATATAGATATGCCAAGTCCTATCATCGACACACAATCCAAATCTCAAGCTGCTCCACCAacacacaaatcaaatcaacgcAGAGAGACTTTGCTAATGTCAGAATCAATGGAAGAGGAGAAACAAAAGCCACAGCTAAAAGCTGCAGCATTGGAGTGtctaaaagaaagaaagcgaCAAACTTTGCACATGTCTGAACCCATGGAAGAAGAGCATAAATCAGTTGCATCTGCCAGAAAGGAActaccaacaaaatatttgccgTCTCCACTTGAACACGCTCGGTGTCGACGCAGAGAGACATTGCTAATGTCAGAAGACATCGAAGAGGAGGAACAAAATCCACAACTCGAAACTGAAGCAGTGAAGTAtccaaaagaaagaaaggaaGAGGAGCCTATGAAAGTGCAGTCAGCTGCTTCTGCTAAAAAGCATTTACCAACTAAATACCTGCCTTCTCCACTTGAACACGCATCAAGTCGACGAAGAGAGACATTGCTAATGGCAGAAGCCATTGAAGAGGAGGAGACGAACCCACAAATAGAAACTACAGCAGTAGAGCACCCAAAAGAAAGAAGGCGACAAACATTACACATGTCTGAACCCATGGAAGAGGAGCCAATCAGAGTACAGTCAATTTCTTCTTTTAGCCAACGTAAAGCAGATTTAACAAAGCAATTACTAACCAAATATCTGCCTTCTCCACTTGAACACGCTCGGTGTCGACGCAGAGAGACATTGCTAATGTCAGAAGACATCGAAGAGGAGG encodes the following:
- the LOC133845331 gene encoding protein embryonic gonad, with the translated sequence MNQLCKVCGEPAAGFHFGAFTCEGCKSFFGRTYNNIAAIAGCKHNGDCVINKKNRTACKACRLRKCLLVGMSKSGSRYGRRSNWFKIHCLLQEQQGGSASAGNGNGSVGNANLDQLARLQQASNQARQTYQDKTNPCIKSATAATPPSSMTLQSAASAATAAASAGASSPSLPGFLQAAKYLNEQQQQQQQQRQLKLESRLSNTPSDSGASSAGDPTDDGTSVLSATTSSIRKALRPSSSTYAGSSEADLMEQQQRRHKELLDIFRSHSEPLYSSFTPFTLPPSLVGSNMPPLPIFKEQFKSDLLFPFPAASPAEEEEQPIDLSLRSRSDVVSPVANSSNSSPLSESANLPSVSSSSTTTFVRKSTPLDLTLVRSQTLTG
- the LOC133843882 gene encoding cyclin-H — encoded protein: MYPLSSQRRSWTFANEEQLRVFRVEQNTKYIEEHEAEAPSTGNLNDFFLTPEEERLLLKQYEIYLVDFCRRFEPPMPKCVIGTAFHYFKRFYLNNTPMDYHPKEILATCVFVACKVEEFNVSINQFVNNIKGDRNKATDIVLSNELLLIGQLNYYLTVHNPFRPIEGFLIDIKTRSKMINPDRLRPHIDSFIDSIFFTDACMLHTPSQIALASILHAASKEQENLDSYVTDLLFVSAPERLRGLIEAVRKIRMLVKNYEPPDREAVKAIEKKLDKCRNQNNNPDSELYKERLRRLYTDEDDMPAEDASFHIADVSSDTSAMNISQ